Genomic DNA from Frondihabitans sp. PAMC 28766:
ACGGGTGATGGAGTCGAGCAGCACGACGACGTCGTGGCCCAGCTCGACGAGGCGCTTGGCGCGCTCGATGGCGAGCTCGGCGACCGTGGTGTGGTCTTCGGCAGGGCGGTCGAAGGTCGAGGCGATGACCTCGCCCTTCACCGTGCGCTGCATGTCGGTGACTTCTTCGGGGCGCTCGTCGACCAGGACGACCATGAGGTGGACCTCGGGGTTGTTCTGGGCGATTGCGTTGGCGATGGCCTGCAGCACCAGCGTCTTGCCGGCCTTCGGCGGCGACACGATCAGGCCGCGCTGGCCCTTGCCGATCGGCGACACGAGGTCGATGATGCGGGTCGAGAGCTTCGACTGCTCGGTCTCGAGGCGCAGGCGCTCCTGCGGGTAGAGCGGCGTGAGCTTGGAGAACTCGACGCGCTTGGCGGCGTCGTCGATGGTCTGGCCGTTGATCGAGTCGATCTTGACGATCGCGTTGTACTTCTGACGACCCTGCTGGTTGTCGCCCTCGCGCGGCTGGCGGATGGCGCCGACGATCGCGTCGCCCTTGCGGAGGTGGTACTTCTTGACCTGACCGAGCGAGACGTAGACGTCGCTGGCGCCGGGCAGGTAGCCGGTGGTGCGGACGAAGGCGTAGTTGTCGAGCACGTCGAGGATGCCGGCGACCGGGATCAGCACGTCGTCTTCGGTGATCTCGGGCTCGAAGTCGTCGTTCTGGTTCGAGCGGCCGCGCTTGCGGTCGCGCTGACGGTTTCGGCCCGAACGGCTGTCGTTATCGCCGCTCTGCTGCGCGGCGGCCTGGTCTTTCTGAGCCTGGTTGCCCTGCTGAGCCTGCTGGCGGCGGTCGTCGCCGGCATCGCTGTCCTGCTGGCTGTTCTGCTGGGCGTTGTTCTGCTGTGCGGCCTGCTGGTTGCCTTGCTGACCGCCGTTCTGCTGGTTGCCGCCCTGCTGGTTGCTGCCGTTCTGCTGGTTGCTGCCGTTCTGCTGGTTGCCGCCCTGCTGGTTGCCGCCCTGCTGGTTGCCGTTCTGGCGGTCGCCCCGGTTGCGGTTGCGGTTGCGACGGCTGCCGCCCTGCTGCTGGCCCTGGTCCGCGCCTTTGTCGGAGTTCTGCGCGGCGGCTTCGGTCTCTGTCGCGGCATTGGTGGCGCCCTCGGCGTCGCCCGACTCGACACGCTGCGTGGCAGCCTCGGCGGCGGCCTCGGCCTCGCGCTGCTCGCGGAGGCGAGACTGCTCGGCGCGGGTGCGGTCGGCGCGCGACTGCCGCGGCGGCAGATCGAGAGTGATCTCGGGCTTTGCCTCGGCAGCGGTCGTGTCTTCGGCCGCGGCCTCGGTCGCCTTCGCTGCGGTGGCGTCGGTCGCACGGCGCGAGCCGCGGCGACGGCGGCCACCCTCGGCGGGAGCCGAAGCGGTCTCGGCGGTGGGCGCGGTGGCCTTGGTCGACACGACGGCTGCGTCACTGTCGGCCGCGATGGCCTCGGCCGAGGCGGGCACTGCTGTCTCGGCAGGAAGCTCGATCAGCGGGGCGACGCCGGAGTCACCCTGGTTGGCGTGGCCGGACGCGGACACCGGTGCGGTTGCACCGGCGCTGCTCGCGCGGCGCGGGGCGCGCTTCGCGCGGGTCGGCGCGGCGGCGGCCGGAGCCTCGGCAGCGGCGGCCTCGGCAGCAGGCGCCTCGACGGTGCGGGGCGCGGCGGCCGGCTCGTCGAGCGTGGGCTGCGCGGCGGCAGCGGCCTCGTCGGAGGCAGCGCCATCGGCGACGGCCTTGACGATCGCGGGCACCTCGACGCCGGGCACGCCCTGCGCTGCGGCGATGGCCGCGACGAGGTCGCCCTTGCGCAGCTTGGAGATGCCGCTGATGCCGAGAGTCGAGGCGATGGCCTGGAGTTCGGGAAGCCGCTTCGCCGTGAGGGAGGCGACGGACTCGGTGATGTTGTCGGTCAAGAGATGGGTTCCTTTCGCTCCCCCGCGCGGATCGGCGGGGGTGAGCCGGTCGTGCCTTGGGCAACGACCACGCGCAGGCTTACATCTCTCTGGGGATTGTGCGGTTGCACATCGAAGGGAGAAGGTGCGCGCTGGGGTGAGTACAGGAGAAACGTGCAACCCGGGCTTCACGGCACATGCTCAGAGAGCAGACGACGCGGTTTCTACCGGGTGCGGCACCACTGTAGCACCCTTGAGATCGACGGCCAGCATCAGCGGGCGCCAGTCGCCGACGGAGTGCTCGGCGATCAGATCGGCGGCGAAGAGACGCTGCGCCGGGTCGCTTCCGAGCACCAGGATCGAGGGGCCGGCTCCCGACACGACCGCGGCGAGACCCGCGTCGCGCAGCATGCGGATCAGCGCGTCGGTCTCGGGCATCGCACTCGCCCGATAGCTCTGGTGCAGGCGGTCTTCGGTCGCGGCGAGCAGCAGCTCGGGGCTCTGGATGAGCGCGGCGACGAGCAGGGCCGATCGGGAGACGTTGAACGTGGCATCCTCGTGCGGCACGGACGCGGGCTGGAGCGAACGGGCCAGTTTCGTCGAGAGGGTCGACTCGGGCACGAACAGAACGGGAGACACGCCGCGGTGCACCAGGAGGCGCTTGTAGGAAGGGCCGTCGGAGGTGGTCCAGGCGATGGTGAGACCGCCGAAGAGGGCCGGTGCGACGTTGTCGGGGTGCCCCTCGAGGTCGGTCGCCAGGCCGAGCAGTTGACGGGCGGAGACATCGACGACGCCCTCGAGCAGCCCCTTTGCCGCCATGATGCCCGACACGATCGCCGCGGCCGACGACCCCAGGCCGCGACCATGCGGGATTTGATTGTGCGCCTCGAGCACGAGACCCGGCAGGGGCTGGCCCAGCTTCGCGAACGCGTGCGCGATGGCGACGGCGACCAGGTTGGTCTCGTCAATCGGCACCTCGCCGGCACCGACCCGGTGACGTTCACGACGACGCCGGGCTCTCGGCGCGCGGTCACCGTCAGCTCGTCGTAGAACGCCAGTGCCAGGCCGAGCGTGTCGAATCCCGGGCCCAGGTTCGCCGACGTCGCGGGGACCCGCACGAGCACACTGCGGCCCGTGAGGTCGACGAAGCGGCTGCGAACGGAGGCTCCCGTCGCGCCGCCGGCAGTCGACGGCGCAGGAGATGCCCCCTCGGGCATGTCACTCATGTCGTGGCTCGTACCAGTCCGAGCACATCGGCGACCGCGGCCGTGTCGACGCCGACCACGGTCGGCCTGACCTCGCCGCCGTCTTCGGTCTTGAGGGCCCACTGCGGGTCTTTGAGCCCGTGGCCGGTGACCGTCAGCACCACTCTCGATCCTGCCGGGACCTGGCCGGCCTCGGCCCGCTCGAGAAGGCCCGCGACGCTGATCGCCGACGCCGGCTCGACGAAGACGCCGACCTCGCGCGAGAGGATGCGGTGCGC
This window encodes:
- the rho gene encoding transcription termination factor Rho, with product MTDNITESVASLTAKRLPELQAIASTLGISGISKLRKGDLVAAIAAAQGVPGVEVPAIVKAVADGAASDEAAAAAQPTLDEPAAAPRTVEAPAAEAAAAEAPAAAAPTRAKRAPRRASSAGATAPVSASGHANQGDSGVAPLIELPAETAVPASAEAIAADSDAAVVSTKATAPTAETASAPAEGGRRRRGSRRATDATAAKATEAAAEDTTAAEAKPEITLDLPPRQSRADRTRAEQSRLREQREAEAAAEAATQRVESGDAEGATNAATETEAAAQNSDKGADQGQQQGGSRRNRNRNRGDRQNGNQQGGNQQGGNQQNGSNQQNGSNQQGGNQQNGGQQGNQQAAQQNNAQQNSQQDSDAGDDRRQQAQQGNQAQKDQAAAQQSGDNDSRSGRNRQRDRKRGRSNQNDDFEPEITEDDVLIPVAGILDVLDNYAFVRTTGYLPGASDVYVSLGQVKKYHLRKGDAIVGAIRQPREGDNQQGRQKYNAIVKIDSINGQTIDDAAKRVEFSKLTPLYPQERLRLETEQSKLSTRIIDLVSPIGKGQRGLIVSPPKAGKTLVLQAIANAIAQNNPEVHLMVVLVDERPEEVTDMQRTVKGEVIASTFDRPAEDHTTVAELAIERAKRLVELGHDVVVLLDSITRLGRAYNLSTPASGRVLSGGVDSSVLYPPKRFFGAARNIENGGSLTILATALVETGSKMDEVIFEEFKGTGNMELRLSRHLADKRIFPAVDVNASGTRREEMLLSPDEVKITWRLRRALAGLDQQQALEIVLRNLKETQSNVEFLVQVQKSVPAANGHQE